From the genome of Pseudomonas sp. WJP1:
GGACCTGCGCTGCCGTGTTTGTGTCGAGGACGTACTTGCCGAAGCGGCGGCCAATGAGCAGGGTGTGCGCAGCAGTCTGGAAGAATTGCTCGACGTTTACCGCCAACTAATTGATGTTGCAAGTGGGGAGCGTCAAGCAATAGTCGATGAGATGGCGCAGATCCGCCAAGCGAAAAATGCCGCAAAGGTTTACCATCTGTTCAGCTAAAGCCTGAGCGGTTAGAAAAAGCAGTGCGCCATAAATTTGACTGTGAACGGTTTTTTGACTTTACTAGTGGCTGTTTCCAGATTTCAGGCGTCTACAGGCATTAACGGTCTGCAAGCGTCTAGCTTGCCCACTCATTTCGGGCACCGGGTCGACTAGGGAAGTTACGATTGCATGTGGCGTGAAACCAAAATTCTGTTGATCGATGACGATAGCGTCCGCCGCCGCGACCTGGCGGTGATTTTAAATTTTCTTGGCGAAGAAAATTTACCCTGCGGTAGCCACGACTGGCAGCAGGCTGTCGTCTCTTTATCGTCTAGTCGTGAAGTGATCTGTGTCCTTATCGGGACGGTCAATGCTCCGGGTTCGCTTCAGGGCTTGCTAAAGACACTCTCGACATGGGATGAGTTCCTTCCAATTTTGCTGATGGGCGATAATTCTTCCATCGACCTGCCGGAAGACCAGCGTCGCCGTGTGCTTTCGACCCTCGAAATGCCACCCAGCTACAGCAAGTTGCTCGATTCGCTGCACCGTGCCCAGGTCTATCGCGAGATGTACGACCAGGCCCGCGAGCGGGGAAGGCATCGCGAACCCAATCTGTTCCGCAGCCTCGTCGGCACCAGCCGGGCGATCCAGCATGTGCGCCAGATGATGCAGCAAGTGGCCGACACCGATGCCAGCGTACTGATCCTCGGTGAGTCCGGAACTGGCAAGGAAGTGGTCGCGCGCAACCTGCATTACCATTCCAAGCGCCGCGAGGCACCGTTCGTGCCGGTCAATTGCGGGGCGATTCCGGCCGAGCTGCTGGAAAGCGAATTGTTCGGCCATGAGAAGGGCGCGTTCACCGGGGCGATCACCAGCCGCGCCGGGCGTTTCGAGCTGGCCAATGGCGGCACGCTGTTCCTCGACGAAATCGGCGACATGCCGCTGCCGATGCAGGTCAAGCTGCTGCGCGTGTTGCAGGAGCGTACGTTCGAGCGCGTGGGCAGCAACAAGACCCAGAGCGTCGATGTGCGCATCATCGCGGCGACCCACAAGAATCTCGAAAGCATGATCGAGATCGGCACCTTCCGCGAAGACCTGTACTACCGCCTGAACGTGTTCCCGATCGAGATGGCGCCGCTGCGCGAGCGTGTCGAAGACATCCCGTTGCTGATGAATGAATTGATCTCGCGCATGGAGCACGAGAAGCGTGGTTCGATCCGTTTCAACTCCGCGGCCATCATGTCGCTGTGCCGTCATGGCTGGCCGGGCAACGTCCGCGAGCTGGCCAACCTGGTGGAGCGCATGGCGATCATGCATCCGTACGGGGTGATCGGAGTGGTCGAACTGCCGAAGAAATTCCGCTACGTGGACGATGAAGACGAGCAATTGGTCGACACCCTGCGCAGCGATCTCGAAGAGCGGGTGGCAATCAACGGCCATACCCCGGACTTCACCACTCATGCCATGCTGCCACCTGAAGGCCTCGACCTGAAGGATTACTTGGGTGGCCTGGAGCAAGGCCTGATCCAGCAAGCGCTGGA
Proteins encoded in this window:
- the fliT gene encoding flagellar protein FliT; protein product: MSAVLERIEQTREALLGALAGRDWETITELDLRCRVCVEDVLAEAAANEQGVRSSLEELLDVYRQLIDVASGERQAIVDEMAQIRQAKNAAKVYHLFS
- a CDS encoding sigma-54 dependent transcriptional regulator → MWRETKILLIDDDSVRRRDLAVILNFLGEENLPCGSHDWQQAVVSLSSSREVICVLIGTVNAPGSLQGLLKTLSTWDEFLPILLMGDNSSIDLPEDQRRRVLSTLEMPPSYSKLLDSLHRAQVYREMYDQARERGRHREPNLFRSLVGTSRAIQHVRQMMQQVADTDASVLILGESGTGKEVVARNLHYHSKRREAPFVPVNCGAIPAELLESELFGHEKGAFTGAITSRAGRFELANGGTLFLDEIGDMPLPMQVKLLRVLQERTFERVGSNKTQSVDVRIIAATHKNLESMIEIGTFREDLYYRLNVFPIEMAPLRERVEDIPLLMNELISRMEHEKRGSIRFNSAAIMSLCRHGWPGNVRELANLVERMAIMHPYGVIGVVELPKKFRYVDDEDEQLVDTLRSDLEERVAINGHTPDFTTHAMLPPEGLDLKDYLGGLEQGLIQQALDDANGIVARAAERLRIRRTTLVEKMRKYGMSRRDGDEQADD